One window from the genome of Salmo salar chromosome ssa25, Ssal_v3.1, whole genome shotgun sequence encodes:
- the st2 gene encoding putative ST2L protein precursor (The RefSeq protein has 3 substitutions, 1 frameshift compared to this genomic sequence), with amino-acid sequence MCSFTFRLVDGGLMFLLLSLTRISAQREMSLNPTTIGHYTESPCKLFDKYETTVTEGEGLSLPAYYDLSELVWASVTEFTWYRNRTQELPSSEEERVHHHGPVLFFLPLLINDSDQYYTYWRKGADTCLIFVTEVIVVKAQPFDHSVLFNSISESADNIAIPCPDPVEKLCQDGKENLAWYKNFSPIPNESERNLWVYGASKADEGIYTCVCTWEHNGTVLNTSASRRLKIKAPSASHPPQINLPRNGSTETTDLYTTKKLRCEAFCGQNIEDNCHVWWEMNGVKVRSQHQDYSVNTTSEVEVSSMRSIFTAILTINTVTTRDLQSKFTCVAMNDQKWTSAVVTLKQRGFMFMVLCVVLLLFFLLAAVAIKVFDIDLALLFRGVFKCYGRSEDGKVYDAYVVYQMDGKDEEREEKVYHFVSSVLPTVLEQKCGFRLFIHGRDDLPGEDRMELEDCMRLSRRLIVILTPSSSTWSGSGGQGSCGQWGYSSSLTTAEDYDCQVGLYQALVHSKMSVILIQLGDMGEGGYTHLPPGLQHLVRKSAPLMWQEGRRGSTLPNSSFWKRVRYMMPWPRRSTSFDNQLI; translated from the exons ATGTGCTCCTTCACTTTCAGG TTGGTGGATGGTGGTCTCATGTTTCTGCTCCTCAGTTTGACTAGGATTTCTGCCCAGAGAGAAATGTCCttaaaccccactacaataggtcATTACACAG AGTCCCCATGTAAACTATTTGACAAGTATGAAACTACTGTGACAGAGGGGGAGGGCCTTAGTTTGCCAGCCTACTATGACCTGAGTGAGTTGGTTTGGGCCAGCGTGACTGAGTTTACCTGGTACAGAAACAGAACCCAAGAGCTCCCGTCCTCTGAGGAAGAGCGTGTGCATCATCATGGACCGGTGctcttcttcctccccctttTAATCAACGACTCTGATCAGTACTACACCTACTG GAGAAAGGGAGCAGACACCTGCGTAATTTTTGTGACAGAGGTGATTGTGGTCAAAGCCCAACCGTTCGATCAGTCAGTCCTATTTAACAGTATCTCAGAGTCAGCAGACAACATCGCTATCCCATGTCCTGACCCAGTGGAAAAACTGTGCCAGGATGGAAAAGAGAACTTAGCCTGGTATAAG AATTTCAGTCCCATTCCAAACGAGTCTGAGAGAAATCTGTGGGTGTACGGCGCCTCCAAAGCAGACGAGGgcatctatacgtgtgtgtgcacGTGGGAGCACAATGGGACGGTTCTCAACACTTCTGCATCCAGGAGACTAAAGATCAAAG CTCCCTCTGCCTCGCATCCTCCTCAGATCAACCTGCCTAGAAACGGAAGCACAGAGACCACTGACCTGT ACACCACTAAGAAGTTGAGGTGTGAAGCGTTTTGTGGGCAGAACATTGAAGACAACTGTCACGTGTGGTGGGAGATGAATGGAGTGAAAGTGCGCTCGCAGCAGCAAGACTACTCAGTGAACACCACCAG TGAGGTGGAGGTATCTTCAATGCGGAGTATCTTCACGGCTATCCTGACCATAAACACAGTGACTACTAGGGACCTCCAGTCAAAGTTCACGTGTGTTGCAATGAACGACCAGAAATGGACTTCTGCAGTGGTTACTCTCAAGCAAAGAG GGTTTATGTTTATGGTTCTATGTGTAGTGCTACTGCTCTTCTTCTTGCTAGCTGCTGTGGCCATCAAAGTGTTTGACATCGATCTGGCGCTCCTCTTCCGTGGAGTTTTCAAATGCTATGGTCGATCTGAGG ATGGGAAGGTCTATGATGCTTACGTTGTCTACCAGATGGATGGCAAAGAcgaggaaagggaggagaaagTGTATCACTTTGTGAGCAGCGTTCTGCCCACTGTCCTGGAGCAGAAGTGTGGCTTTAGACTCTTCATCCACGGCAGAGACGACTTACCTGGAGAAG ACCGCATGGAGTTGGAGGACTGCATGCGGCTGAGCAGGAGGCTGATTGTCATCCTGACCCCCAGCTCAAGCACATGGTCAGGCTCAGGAGGTCAAGGCTCATGTGGCCAATGGGGCTACTCGTCTTCGTTGACCACAGCGGAGGACTATGACTGTCAGGTGGGGCTCTACCAGGCTCTGGTCCACAGTAAGATGAGCGTCATCCTCATCCAGCTGGGGGACATGGGGGAGGGTGGCTACACACACCTGCCCCCCGGCCTGCAGCACCTGGTCCGCAAGAGTGCC TTAATGTGGCAGGAGGGAAGGCGTGGGTCGACGCTGCCCAACTCAAGCTTCTGGAAGAGGGTGCGTTACATGATGCCTTGGCCGCGCCGCTCGACTAGTTTTGACAACCAGTTAATATGA